The Magnolia sinica isolate HGM2019 chromosome 10, MsV1, whole genome shotgun sequence genome includes a window with the following:
- the LOC131217609 gene encoding DNA polymerase delta catalytic subunit-like: protein MCRKRVSAQVRDGKLMVNGVIQDEDFILEPLEYEMDPMRDAATAPNVGDRVLYVIIKAAKGAKAYERSEDPIFVLENNIPIDSHYYLENQISKPLLRIFDPILKNAEKELLHGSHTRSVSISIPSNSGIMKFAKKQLCCIGCKALIR, encoded by the exons ATGTGCAGGAAAAGGGTTTCAGCTCAG GTTCGTGATGGAAAATTGATGGTGAATGGAGTAATCCAAGATGAAGATTTCATTTTAGAGCCACTTGAATATGAAATGGATCCTATG CGGGATGCTGCCACTGCTCCAAATGTTGGGGATCGTGTTCTGTATGTTATTATTAAAGCTGCAAAAGGTGCCAAG GCTTATGAAAGGTCGGAGGATCCTATCTTCGTGCTAGAGAATAACATTCCAATTGATTCCCATTACTATCTCGAAAATCAAATTAGCAAG CCGCTTTTGAGAATATTTGATCCCATTCTGAAGAATGCGGAAAAGGAACTTCTCCATGGCAGCCACACAAGATCAGTTTCCATTTCAATTCCTTCAAACAGCGGTATCATGAAATTTGCTAAGAAACAACTTTGTTGCATTGGCTGCAAAGCTCTAATCAGGTAA